Below is a window of Bradyrhizobium sp. SZCCHNS1050 DNA.
GGGTCCGGAAGGCGATTCCACGGGTGGCAGGATGAGCCGGGTATGGTTAACGAAATCCTTCCGGCATCCGACGGTTGGCTGCAATCATCCGTAGAAGGACGGGCATTTTCAGCTTTTGTTAAGTTCTGCGGGTGCAAGCTTACTGCCGCCGGCGATTTTGAAGGTCGGCCGAATGCAGCCCGGCCGCTGCGTCCGGGCGCGAAAATCTCTGCTGCATTTCATCAGAGTCTCAGACCAGAAGGTTTCGAGCATGTCGGTGATCATGTTTTCGGCGTCGGCGCGCCAAAATCTCCAATCACGGACCGGCTTAGTCATCGCTGAACTCGCTGCCATCGACGAGCGCGCCGCCGGCCTGCAGGCGCTGTCGGCGAGCCGGCTGATCGCGGCCTCCGCGCTGCCTCTGGCCGGCCAGATGCACGCGCGCCTGTTGCAGCTGATGAGATGATCACCTGGAGTTAACGAGGGCGCGGTCCGAGAAGCCGGCAACGGCCCGGCCGTGGGACGAAGGAGAGCGCGGAAGCCCAAGGGGGCCGCCCGCGCTCTCTTTGTTTTCGGGGCCGCTTGCTGCCTCAGCTGTCAGTTGTTCGTCATGCGCGGGCTTTTCCCGCCTGCGGGGCCGAAGCCCCTTCGGCGCGGCGACGGCCCGCGCATCCACGTCGTCATTGCCGGGGCAAAGACATGAATGGCCGGGACAAGCCCGGCCATGACGTGGCGAGAGATGCGCTCGTCATGCCGCATGTCGACGCGCGGCGCGATCCGTGGAGCGAAACGCGCCTTACGCGCTCAGCGCCTGCTCGAGGTCGGCGATCAGGTCTTCCTTGTCCTCGATGCCGACGGAGATGCGGACGATGTCGGGGCCGGCGCCGGCCTTGATCTTCGCGGCGTCGTCGAGCTGGCTGTGCGTGGTCGAGGCCGGGTGGATCACCAGCGAGCGGGTGTCGCCGACATTGGCGAGATGCGAGAACAGCTTCAGGTTCGACACCAGCTTGACGCCGGCGTCGTAGCCGCCCTTGACCGAGAAGGTGAACACGGCGCCGGCGCCCTTCGGGCAGTATTTGCGGGCGAGCGTGTAATACTTGTCCTCGGGCAGGCCGGCGTAGTTCACCGAGGCCACGCCGGGATGCTTGCTGAGATATTCGGCGACCGCCTTGGCATTGTCGCAGTGCTTCTGCATGCGCAGCGGCAGGGTCTCGATGCCGGTCAGGATCATGAAGGCGTTGAATGGCGACAACGCCGGTCCGAGATCACGCAGGCCCAGCACGCGGCAGGCGATCGCGAAGGCGAAATTGCCGAACGTCTCGTGCAGCCGGATGCCGTGATATTCCGGTCGCGGCTGCGTCAGCATCGGATATTTATCGCCACTGCCGGCCCAGTCGAAGGTGCCGGCATCGACGATGACGCCGCCGATCGAGTTGCCGTGGCCGCCCAAGAACTTGGTCAGCGAGTGCAGCACGATGTCGGCGCCGTGATCGATCGGGCGGATCAGGTAGGGCGAAGCCAAGGTGTTGTCGACGATCAGCGGCACGCCCGCCTTGCGCGCCACCTGCGCGACCGCCTCGATGTCGGTGATGGTGCCGCCGGGATTGGCGATCGACTCGATGAATACAGCCTTGGTGCGTGGGCTCACCGCCGCCTCGAAGCTCGCGACGTCATCGGTGTCGGCCCACACCACGTTCCAGCCAAAGCTCTTGAACGAATGCGTGAACTGGTTGATCGAGCCGCCATAGAGTTTTCGCGCGGCGATGAACTCGTCGCCGGGGGACAGCAACTGCTGCAGCGCCACGACCTGCGCGGCATGGCCTGAGGCAACGGCAAGCGCGGCGGTGCCGCCCTCGAGCGCGGCGACGCGCTCCTCCAGCACGGCGTTGGTCGGGTTGCCGATGCGGGTGTAGATGTTGCCGAATGCCTGCAGCCCGAACAGCGAGGCGGCGTGGTCGGCATCGTTGAACACGAACGACGTGGTCTGGTAGATCGGCGTCGCCCGCGCGCCGGTGGTCGGGTCGGGCTGGGCGCCGGCGTGAATGGCAAGGGTGGCAAATCCCGGGGGACGTTCGGTCATGGTGTTTCCTCTTGGCTTGATCCGTTGCGCGCCGGCGCCGGCTGGCGCAGGGATCGATGATGGGAGACGGTGTCGATAGCGCGCATCGTGCGCCTCCGCGTCATCCCGGCGGAGGACATTTGCCAGCGGCCAGGATGGCGTCAAGGCTGCCGGCGCCGATCGCTCCGATTTGAAATGCGCTGCTGTGTCGCGCCGTCGTCGCGACACGTTCCTTTCGCAGATGCGTCAGGCGGGATCGCTTCTGTCCTTCGCGGCGCGGTCGGCCGCGGCCGTCGTGCCGCCGCCGACGCTGGTACGGTTCAGCGACAGCCGCATGCCTTGCGTCGGGATCGGCGCGCGCTTGGCGCTGATGGTGCGCGAGTTGACGCCCATCCAGGAGATCTCCGACGACAGCCGGCCATATTCGATCTTGGGGCAGCGGTTCATCACGACCTTCAGTCCAGCGGCCTCGGCCTTTTCGGCCGCCGCATCGTCACGCGCGCCGAGCTGCATCCAGATCACCTTCGGCAAAGGTGAGAGCTTCAGCGCCTCGTCGACGACGGGCATGATGTGCTGCGAGCTCCGGAAGATGTCGACCATGTCGAGCGGGCGGCCAATGTCGGCGAGCGAGGCGACGAAGGGGCGGCCCATCAGGCTCTTGCCGACATGGCCGGGGTTCACCGGGATCATGTCGTAGCCGCGCTGCACCAGATATTTGAAGGCGAAGAAGCTCGGCCGGATCTCCGACGGCGAGGCGCCGACCATCGCGATCACCTTCACGCCGTTGAGAATGCCGCGGATGTAGTCGTCGGGATAGGTGTCGTGATTCATGGCGGGACGCTTCTATTAGTTATTGTCATTCCGGGGCGTGCGCAGCACGAGCCCGGAATCCATACTCCCGATCGTGGTTATGGATTCCGGGCTCGCCCTCCGGGCGCCCCGGAATGACGAGCCAGTTTCAGTTTCTGTCATTGCGAGGAGCACTTGCGACGAAGCAATCCAGGGGCTCGAGCGGGACTCTGGATTGCTTCGCTGCGCTCGCAATGACGAAGGAGAGAGCAGGGCGAGCTTCACTCGTCCCGCCAATTCGGCGTCCGCTTCTCGATGAAGGCGCCGATGCCTTCCTCGGCGTCGCGGGCGAGCATGTTCTGCGTCATCACCTCTGCCGCATAGCGATAGGCGTCGGCAAGGCTCATCTCGGCCTGGCGGTAGAATGCCTCCTTGCCGAGCTTGATCGTATAGGCCGATTTGCGCGCCACTTGTTGTGCCAGCGCAATCGCGGTGTCGCGTTCCGTGCCGGCCGTGACCACGCGGTTGACGAGGCCCAATTCGCGGGCGCGGACAGCGGGAACCGGCTCGCCGGTCAGCAGCATCTCCATCGCCTGCTTGCGGGGTACGTTGCGCGACAGCGCCACCATCGGCGTCGAGCAGAACAGGCCGATGTCGACGCCGGGCGTGGCGAACGAGGCGCGCTCGGAGGCGACGGCGAGATCGCAGCTCGCGACCAGTTGACAGCCGGCGGCGGTGGCGATGCCCTGCACGGACGCGACAACCGGCTTGGGCAGATGCACGATCGCCTGCATCATCGCGCTGCAGGCGTTCATCAGCCGGGCGAAGAAGGCGCGGCCGCGGTCGGCCTCGCTGCGATGCGCGGTGAGTTCCTTGAGGTCATGGCCGGCGCAGAACGCAGGGCCATTCGCTGCGATCACCACGGCGCGCACGGCCTTGTCGGCGCCGATCTCGGCCAGGGCCCGATGCAGCTCTGCGATCAGCGGCTCCGACAGGCTGTTGCGCTGTGCCGGGCGGTTGAGCGTGAGCACGGCGACGGGGCCCGCCATCTCGCGCAACAGAATCGGCGTATCGGCGGCGTCGGCGAGGGCAGGGACGGACATTGCGATTTCCATATGGGCGCATCGATGCAGCTAATGTAACAGATGAGCAACGACGAGAGCAGGGGGAGAGATGACGGCGAAGATGACCATCGCGGAGCTGGAAACGTTCCTGCACGCGGAATTTCCCCAGGCGTTCCGCACCGGCGGTGACATTTCGATCGAGAGCGCCGACGGCAAGAGCTGCCGGATGCGCCAGCGCTTCAATGAGCGCATGTTGCGCCCCGGCGGCACCGTCTCCGGGCCGACATTGATGGCGCTGGCCGATTTCGCGATGTACGTGGTGCTCTTGTCGGCGATCGGTCCGGTCGGTCTTGCGGTGACCACGAATCTCAACATCAACTTCCTGCGCAAGGGCGCGGCCGGCGCCGATGTGCTGGCGGAGGCGCGGCTGCTCAAGCTCGGCAAGCGGCTCGCGGTCGGCGAAGTCACGCTGCTGTCAGGGGAATCGCCCGATCCGATCGCCCATGTCACGGCGACCTATTCCATTCCGAATGCGTAGGGTTTTCGAGGGTATTATTGCACCATATTTGCAAGCTACTGTTTTTGTTGCATTAATTTGACGCCGATGGCGTTGACGAATGCAGGCCGCTTCTCTAGAAGCTGCGACCAGTTCGGTGCGTCACCCGCGCCGCATTCTCCCTGTCACGGATATCTCTCATGAAAACCTTTTCGGCAAAGCCGGCCGAGGTCCAGAAGAAGTGGGTCGTGATCGACGCCAAGGGTCTGGTCGTCGGCCGTCTCGCCACGCTGGTCGCCATGCGGCTGCGCGGCAAGCACCTCCCGATCTACACGCCGCACGTCGACTGCGGCGACAACGTCATCATCGTCAATGCCGCGCACGCCGTGCTGACCGGCCGCAAGCGCGAGCAGAAGGTGTACTACAAGCACACCGGCTATGTCGGCCACGTCAAGGAGCGCACCGCGCGCCAGATCCTCGAGGGCCGCTTCCCCGAGCGCGTGATCGAGAAGGCCATCGAGCGCATGATCCCGCGCGGGCCGCTCGGTCGCGTGCAGATGGGCAATCTGCGTGTCTATGGCGGACCCGATCATCCGCACGAAGCGCAGAACCCCGAGAAGATCGACATCGCCAAGTTGAACCGCAAGAACACGAGGGCCGCATAAGATGGCCGAAAGCATCCAGTCTCTCGATCAGCTGTCGCAGCTCAAGGGTGCCGTCACGGCTCCCGACGCTCCGAAGTATGAGAAGAAGGTCGACAAGTTCGGCCGCGCCTATGCCACCGGCAAGCGCAAGGACGCGGTCGCCCGCGTCTGGATCAAGCCGGGCTCCGGCAAGGTCACCGTCAACACCCGCGACATCGAGGTCTACTTCGCCCGTCCGGTGCTTCGCATGATGATCGAGCAGCCGATGGTCGTCGCTGCCCGCAAGGGCCAGTACGACGTGATCTGCACGGTCGCCGGCGGCGGCCTGTCCGGCCAGGCCGGTGCGGTCCGTCACGGCCTGTCCAAGGCGCTGACGAATTTCGAGCCGGAGCTGCGCGGCGTCCTCAAGAAGGGCGGCTTCCTGACCCGCGACTCGCGCGTCGTCGAGCGTAAGAAGTACGGCAAGGCCAAGGCCCGCCGCTCCTTCCAGTTCTCGAAGCGCTGATCGCCTGGCTCCGGCTCCGTCCGGATCCATCAGCTTCAAATACGAACGGGCGCCCTCGCGGGCGCCCGTCTTGCTTTTGACGCAGGCTTGCGCGGGTCAGGCGCTAGCGCGGCGCGCGGTCAGCCATTGGCTCGGCGCCAGCGGTTTCGACACCACGCGGACCTCGCCGATGCTGCCGATGAAGCCGTCCGACGGCGCGCGGTCCCACCAGCCGCAGCCGAGTGCCCAGGGCTGCGACGCCGCCGTCGAGGCGATGCCGTTGCCGCCGATGACGCTGCGCACGACCGGCGCGCCCTCGATGTAGAGCACGGTCGAATTGTCGGCGGGATCGTTGACGATCGCGAGGTGATACCAGGTGTCGAGCATGATCTCGCCGGACCAGTCGGTCTGCGGCTGCCGGGTCGAACTCGACGGCACGATCTCCCACTGCACCTCGCGCAGGTTCGAGATCGCAAACAGGATCGGCGGCGATTCCGGATCGCCGCCGGCGTAGCCCGGCAGCCAGCCGCGGTTGCCGAAGCGGGTCAGGATGTTGCACCAGGCGTGGTCGGCGGCCTTCCAGTTCGGATCGATCTTGATGAAGGCTTCGACGGTGTAGCCGGATGCGAACGTTGCCGCGTTGATCGGCGCGTTGGCCGCGGTCGTGAACCAGCTGAAGCGGCCGGCGCCCTGCTTGGTCGTGTTGAGGAACTGCACGCTGCCCGGCGCCGACGACAGGCGATGCTTGTCGGCTGTGAAGACGACGTCGGCGACCTGGGCGGCACTCGCGAGCGTCGCGCGCTGCATCGGGTTGGCGGCGGTGAGGTCCGACAGCGCGGTGCCGGCGGCCACGGCCTTGCCGATCGCCGACGATGTGATCCGCCAATGCGCAACGGTCTCGGCCACGAGCGGATAGTCCTGCTCGTTCGCGGGCGGCACCACCACCGGTTCGGGCGCCTCGGTGTAGTTGGCGTAGAGATCCTGCTTGAGGCGCGGCAGGATCGGCGTGCCGGCGAAGGCCGGCAGATGGCAGAAATTGGTGAAGCGTGAAAACCGCCGGCGGAAGTCGATGGGAATCGAGAACGCGTGATTGTCCTCGGACAGCCAGGCGCGGTCGAACTGCTTCAGGCTGTCCTTCGGCTTCTCGACCACCCAGGGCGAGAACGAGGCGACGTCGATCTTGTTGGCCGTGAAGTCGAACTCGTACAGCCGCATCAGGCCGTTGCCGCCCTGATAGGCCATCTGATAGTCGACCACCATCTGGTGGACGGGGTTGTGGAAGTCGTTGATCTTCGTCAGCAGCGCGCCACCGTGATAGTGGCCGTTCAGGGTCATGAAGATCTGGTCGTTGCTGCGGATCAGCTTCTCCCACAGGTACTGGCCGTAGGCGACCTCGAGCGGGCTGACACCGTCATTGGCGATGTTCAGAAGCTGATGGTTGGCGAGGATCACCGGCAGCATCGGATGCCGCGCGATCATGCTGCGCGCCCAGGCGATCGCATCGTCCGAGGCGCGCCAGGACAGCGACAGCACCATGAAGCTGACGCCGCAGGCGTGGAACACATGCGCCTCGTGCCAGCCGCTCGGATGGCGCTCCAGGAAGGTCCGCTGCTTCGCCGCGCGGCTGGTCGGAAACCATGAGAGATAGGGCTCGGATGAAGCGCGCTGCGCATCGGTGCCCGCGCCCTGGCTCGCCGCGCTCTCGAACTCCAGCGCCGACAGCACGTCGTGATTGCCCGCGAGCACCGAATAGGGCCGGCCGGCATTTTCCAGCAGCTTCATCGCGGCATCGGCGACCGCCCATTGCTGCGGATGCTTGGACTGGTCGACGACGTCGCCGAGGTGGATCGTGAACGGGATGTGGTACTTCGCGGCGTTGTCGACGATGAACTGCGTCTGCGCGGGGTAGGGCGTGCTGCCATATTGGCGCTGATAGGACTGGCCTTCTTCTGACGTCGCATAGCGCGAGTAGAACTGCGTATCGGGAAGGACGGCGAGCGCGAAGCTGGTCGTGACGTGACGATGGTGATGGTGCATGCGCCAATGCGCGTGCGCCGCCTGGCCGGGCAGCAGGCTGGCGCCGAGGCCGAGCGCCGAGACGCCCATGGCATTGCGCAGCAGGGTGCGGCGATCGACGCCCTGCGCCGGCTGCGGATCACGCGCCGGATGATCGCCTGCGGCCGCCTTGTTGTTCGATGAATCGTCGTCGAAAGACATCCTTGTCCCCACCTCGAGCGGCGGATCGCGCCGCGGTCGGGACGTGTTAGGGAGAGATGATCTCAAATTTGAGAAGGTTTCTTATCGTTTCGATGAGTGTTCGCCGCAGGACGGGAAACCATTGATTCCGCACGATGGGGCGCACAACTATCAATGAATGACGCTGTGCCGTGTACAATCAGGGCGGGCGGTCGCGCGGATTGCCCCGGCATTTTTGAATCCTGTTTGCAGATTTCTTGCGCAGCAATTTGCTGACGAGTTGTGCCGAGCTTTTCGAGAAAACTTGGTATCCCAGGCAAACCTCTTTCCAACAAACCGCCCGCTAGGTTGATCGCGATAAGGCCGCGCTAACCCTGAATTTCCGCGCCGCCGCAGCAACCGAGGTGATCGATGGCGCTTGATAGCATGACGCTCGACATCGTAGCGACCATGGTCGCAGCGCTGCTTGGCGCTATGTTGCTCCACTTCGGCCGGCAGGAGAACACGCCGGCGCTGCGCTGGTGGGGCGCGGCCTACGTCCTCGGCGCGGTCGCGATCGCGCTGTGGACCTTGATCGGCGAGCTCTACGGCGAGGTGGTGTCGCTGTTCCTGAGCTCCATCGGCCTGATCGCCACCGCCATGGTGTGGAACGCCGCGCGCGTGTTCCACGGCAAGCCGGCGAGCGTGCCCGGGCTCGTGCTCGGCGCGACGGTCTGGATTGCCAGCGGCATGCTGCTCGATGCGTCGGCGCAGGCGCTGCGGCTGACGATCGGCGCAGCGATCGTCGTGATCTACGCCATGCTGACCGCGGCCGAGCTGTGGCAGGAGCGGCGGCGGACCCTGCACAAGCGCTGGCCGGCGCTGATCGTGCCGGTGATGCATGGCTTCGTGCTGATGCTGCCGATCCTGCTCGGCAACATGCTGCGCGATTCCGACGGCGCCTTCGCCGCGGCCTGGGTCACGATCTTCTCGATCGAACTCGTGCTGTATGCGGTCGGCACCGTGTTCGTGATCTTCATGCTGGTGTCCGAGCGCATCGTCAGCGCCCACAAGCGCGCGGCGACCACCGACCCGTTGACGGGCCTGCTCAACCGCCGCGGCTTTGCCGAGTCCTGCGCGCAGCTGATCGAGCGCGAGGCGCGCGAGCAGCGCCCGGTCAGCGTGCTGATCTTCGACATCGATCATTTCAAGTCGATCAACGACCGCTTCGGTCACGCCGAGGGCGACGAGGTCCTGAAGCTGTTCGCAAACGTCGTGGTCAACAATCTGCGCCTCACCGATCTCTCGGGCCGGATCGGCGGCGAGGAGTTCGCAGCACTTCTGCCCTGTTCCATCGAAGAGGCCATGGTCGCCGCCGAGCGTGTCCGCGAGGCGTTCGCGGCCTCCGGCGTGGTGTGCGAGGACAAGCCGGTCGATACCACCGTCAGCATCGGCGTTGCCGGCGGGCCGGGCGGGACCGATCTCGACGTGCTGCTCGCGGCCGCCGATACCTCGCTCTACAAGGCCAAGCGCTCCGGTCGCAACCGGGTCGAGGCCTCGGCGGAGCTGCCGCTGTCGCTCGACCGCTACCGCCGCCAGCGCGCTGCCGCGGCTGCCAGCCTGCCGCAGTCGGGAGAGGCGGTGTTGTCCAGCTGAGGTGCGGCTTTCGCTCTCCCGAGGTCTGGGCTAGACAAGCGGCCCACACCAGGGGAGGCCGACAGAACATGATCACGGAAATCGCCCAGATCGACGTCAAGCCGGGCACGGAGAAGGATTTCGAGGCCGCGGTCGCGAAAGCACGCGCCGCCTTCGGCCGCTCCAAGGGCTTTCACGGCTTCGAGCTGCACAAATCGATCGAGAAGCCGCAGCGCTACCGCCTGATGGTGAAGTGGGAAACGCTCGAGAACCACACGGTCGATTTCCGCGGCTCGGAGAACTTCACCGAATGGCGTGGCCTGGTCGGGCAGTATTTTGCCAATCCTCCGGATGTCGAGCACACCGAGACCGTGCTGACCTCGGCCGGCTGAGGCCGCGCGTCAGCGCTGCTCCGCCACGGAACACAACATGACGCATGACGATCTGGTCGAAGCCTACTCTGCCGGGGGACGGCACTACCACGATCTTCGCCACGTCCAGGATTGCCTGGACCAGCTCGATCGCGTCGCGGACCTCAGCGTCCGCGAGCGCGAGAGCCTGACGCAGGCGATCTGGTGGCACGACGCCGTGTATGATCCCACGCGGTCCGACAATGAGGAGCAGAGCGCCATCCTTGCCGAGCGTCACGTCGCGCCCGAGCTGCGCGACGAGGTCGGACGCCTGATCCGGCTGACCCGGACGCACGATGTCGCGCCCGACGATCGGCTGGGCGCGCTGCTCGTCTCGATCGATCTCGCCATTCTCGGCACCGACGAGGCCGGCTACGACGCCTATGCGGATGCGATCCGGCGCGAATATGCGCACGTGCCGGACGACGCCTACCGCGCCGGGCGCGCGGCGGTGCTGGACCGGTTCGCGCGGCGCCCCGTGATCTATCCGGATGCGGGCTTTGCCGCTGCGCTCGACCAGAAGGCGCGGGCCAACCTCGCGCGCGAGCTGCGCGGCCTTCGATCATAAGCAGGATCAGCTCAGGCGTTTCGCGCGGCCGCGTCGCCGCGGCAATGCAGGCTGCGCAGCATCGCATGTGCTGATAGCGCTTGTCTTTTGCCGTGGCCCGACATGCAATGGGATGACATGCGCGTCGCCATGACGTGCTCCTCATTTTCTGGAACTCCGTCATGCCGATCATCAACCGCGCCGCCGAGCTGGCGGAAGACGCCAAGGTCTGGCGCCGCGATTTCCACCAGCATCCCGAGCTCCAATATGAGGTGCATCGGACGGCCGGGCGCGTCGCCGAGCTCTTGACCTCGTTCGGTGT
It encodes the following:
- a CDS encoding CoA-binding protein yields the protein MNHDTYPDDYIRGILNGVKVIAMVGASPSEIRPSFFAFKYLVQRGYDMIPVNPGHVGKSLMGRPFVASLADIGRPLDMVDIFRSSQHIMPVVDEALKLSPLPKVIWMQLGARDDAAAEKAEAAGLKVVMNRCPKIEYGRLSSEISWMGVNSRTISAKRAPIPTQGMRLSLNRTSVGGGTTAAADRAAKDRSDPA
- a CDS encoding antibiotic biosynthesis monooxygenase family protein, with amino-acid sequence MITEIAQIDVKPGTEKDFEAAVAKARAAFGRSKGFHGFELHKSIEKPQRYRLMVKWETLENHTVDFRGSENFTEWRGLVGQYFANPPDVEHTETVLTSAG
- the rplM gene encoding 50S ribosomal protein L13, whose product is MKTFSAKPAEVQKKWVVIDAKGLVVGRLATLVAMRLRGKHLPIYTPHVDCGDNVIIVNAAHAVLTGRKREQKVYYKHTGYVGHVKERTARQILEGRFPERVIEKAIERMIPRGPLGRVQMGNLRVYGGPDHPHEAQNPEKIDIAKLNRKNTRAA
- a CDS encoding enoyl-CoA hydratase → MSVPALADAADTPILLREMAGPVAVLTLNRPAQRNSLSEPLIAELHRALAEIGADKAVRAVVIAANGPAFCAGHDLKELTAHRSEADRGRAFFARLMNACSAMMQAIVHLPKPVVASVQGIATAAGCQLVASCDLAVASERASFATPGVDIGLFCSTPMVALSRNVPRKQAMEMLLTGEPVPAVRARELGLVNRVVTAGTERDTAIALAQQVARKSAYTIKLGKEAFYRQAEMSLADAYRYAAEVMTQNMLARDAEEGIGAFIEKRTPNWRDE
- a CDS encoding LamG-like jellyroll fold domain-containing protein, whose amino-acid sequence is MSFDDDSSNNKAAAGDHPARDPQPAQGVDRRTLLRNAMGVSALGLGASLLPGQAAHAHWRMHHHHRHVTTSFALAVLPDTQFYSRYATSEEGQSYQRQYGSTPYPAQTQFIVDNAAKYHIPFTIHLGDVVDQSKHPQQWAVADAAMKLLENAGRPYSVLAGNHDVLSALEFESAASQGAGTDAQRASSEPYLSWFPTSRAAKQRTFLERHPSGWHEAHVFHACGVSFMVLSLSWRASDDAIAWARSMIARHPMLPVILANHQLLNIANDGVSPLEVAYGQYLWEKLIRSNDQIFMTLNGHYHGGALLTKINDFHNPVHQMVVDYQMAYQGGNGLMRLYEFDFTANKIDVASFSPWVVEKPKDSLKQFDRAWLSEDNHAFSIPIDFRRRFSRFTNFCHLPAFAGTPILPRLKQDLYANYTEAPEPVVVPPANEQDYPLVAETVAHWRITSSAIGKAVAAGTALSDLTAANPMQRATLASAAQVADVVFTADKHRLSSAPGSVQFLNTTKQGAGRFSWFTTAANAPINAATFASGYTVEAFIKIDPNWKAADHAWCNILTRFGNRGWLPGYAGGDPESPPILFAISNLREVQWEIVPSSSTRQPQTDWSGEIMLDTWYHLAIVNDPADNSTVLYIEGAPVVRSVIGGNGIASTAASQPWALGCGWWDRAPSDGFIGSIGEVRVVSKPLAPSQWLTARRASA
- a CDS encoding phosphohydrolase — translated: MTHDDLVEAYSAGGRHYHDLRHVQDCLDQLDRVADLSVRERESLTQAIWWHDAVYDPTRSDNEEQSAILAERHVAPELRDEVGRLIRLTRTHDVAPDDRLGALLVSIDLAILGTDEAGYDAYADAIRREYAHVPDDAYRAGRAAVLDRFARRPVIYPDAGFAAALDQKARANLARELRGLRS
- the rpsI gene encoding 30S ribosomal protein S9; this encodes MAESIQSLDQLSQLKGAVTAPDAPKYEKKVDKFGRAYATGKRKDAVARVWIKPGSGKVTVNTRDIEVYFARPVLRMMIEQPMVVAARKGQYDVICTVAGGGLSGQAGAVRHGLSKALTNFEPELRGVLKKGGFLTRDSRVVERKKYGKAKARRSFQFSKR
- a CDS encoding O-acetylhomoserine aminocarboxypropyltransferase gives rise to the protein MTERPPGFATLAIHAGAQPDPTTGARATPIYQTTSFVFNDADHAASLFGLQAFGNIYTRIGNPTNAVLEERVAALEGGTAALAVASGHAAQVVALQQLLSPGDEFIAARKLYGGSINQFTHSFKSFGWNVVWADTDDVASFEAAVSPRTKAVFIESIANPGGTITDIEAVAQVARKAGVPLIVDNTLASPYLIRPIDHGADIVLHSLTKFLGGHGNSIGGVIVDAGTFDWAGSGDKYPMLTQPRPEYHGIRLHETFGNFAFAIACRVLGLRDLGPALSPFNAFMILTGIETLPLRMQKHCDNAKAVAEYLSKHPGVASVNYAGLPEDKYYTLARKYCPKGAGAVFTFSVKGGYDAGVKLVSNLKLFSHLANVGDTRSLVIHPASTTHSQLDDAAKIKAGAGPDIVRISVGIEDKEDLIADLEQALSA
- a CDS encoding PaaI family thioesterase — protein: MTAKMTIAELETFLHAEFPQAFRTGGDISIESADGKSCRMRQRFNERMLRPGGTVSGPTLMALADFAMYVVLLSAIGPVGLAVTTNLNINFLRKGAAGADVLAEARLLKLGKRLAVGEVTLLSGESPDPIAHVTATYSIPNA
- a CDS encoding GGDEF domain-containing protein encodes the protein MALDSMTLDIVATMVAALLGAMLLHFGRQENTPALRWWGAAYVLGAVAIALWTLIGELYGEVVSLFLSSIGLIATAMVWNAARVFHGKPASVPGLVLGATVWIASGMLLDASAQALRLTIGAAIVVIYAMLTAAELWQERRRTLHKRWPALIVPVMHGFVLMLPILLGNMLRDSDGAFAAAWVTIFSIELVLYAVGTVFVIFMLVSERIVSAHKRAATTDPLTGLLNRRGFAESCAQLIEREAREQRPVSVLIFDIDHFKSINDRFGHAEGDEVLKLFANVVVNNLRLTDLSGRIGGEEFAALLPCSIEEAMVAAERVREAFAASGVVCEDKPVDTTVSIGVAGGPGGTDLDVLLAAADTSLYKAKRSGRNRVEASAELPLSLDRYRRQRAAAAASLPQSGEAVLSS